GAGCGATTTCTAAAATGTTAAAGGTTCAATCGCCGGCAGGTCAACATACGACAAAACGAGGATATACTTTTGTTTTGCCCAATATAGAAAATTCACATTTTGTAATACGTTGATGTGCTGGATTCTATACTTGTTGTGGCCTAaacattgtcactaaatatccTCTACTTTCCCAAATTTTGACGATGTAGGTAaacttagaatatttttttctcacataCGAACTATCCATCTCATTGACAATGTATCTCATTTTCCCAcacttttaagatttttttatgtctcATTTTTGAAATGCATAGAATTCTTTGACCAAcagtaaattttaaatttttgagGACGATTTTTTTACGTTGTTTAATCAAGGCACATGTTTAGCACACTATTTTTGTACCATATAGACATTACTTAATTACTActtattttagttattaaagTTGACATTTCTCAAATAATCTTTTTATTTCTACTCTAGTCTAATTAACTACATGACTTTATTACTGTTCAAACTAACCCAGAAGTCTCCGCATTGCATTCCGTTTGTTATGGCGTTGTTTATCTATTTCAAGCTTCCTTTCTTTTGTTTGCATTTCTGAAAATAGACGCATAGAATCGTCTGAACGATAGTCGATTGTAAAACCGAAGATATATAGGTAGCTGGGGCTGTGCCACTCTGTACCATGGGTGCAAGAAAAAAAACGATTTCCAAGGGTGAACGAACTCCCACTGAATGGGGGACAAGCGAAGGCACACCATCCACACCATGCCTTTATGGGAGCGGGACTATTCTGTGGAGAGTTGCAGCCGAGGCGGCCGGCGTTGTGTCCACGTGGTTGCCATGGGGACCAGTGACAAACATTGTCAGACATTTACTGTCAACACCAGTAGTGAAAAGACGATTATTTGCGTGTCTGAATATGCTCGAGGGATGTATGACGAGACCGTGACGGTTTTGAACTCGCGCGAGATCGAGAGCCCCGAGAATTCTGACGAGGAGGTGGTGGTGAGGAGCGCCATGTCGAAGTTCAACCCTCCGGTGCGGCACACCGCGAGGCACGACTTCGATTCTGATAGCGATTCTGACTCGGAGCCCGAGAAGTTCTTGAGTAACTTATCTGGAGAGGATGAGGTGAGTTggaacctaaataaataaataaataaaaaatgtatttattgccttcgaaccatTAGACAGTTGACAATCCTTTATTCTTTTAAGTTTAGTCTCAGTAAGGTAATAATTATTACCATTTTTTATTCCTTGTAAACCTATCTATGCGGTCAGCGCGAGTGGTCACACGCGTGTGGTCggtgttattaatttattgcggCTATATCCGATGCAAGTACCGCAATCAATAAATAACGGCTTTGCCAATCCAACTGTAAAAATAAGGTCAAGGTAGGATAGTTATTTTGGAGTAACGAGTATCCATTACCATTAGCCTGTAATTTTTGATAAAACAATTTGTAACTTTTTTGAAGGTATCTAATATCAGAATAAAAACCGTTGTATTTATACTACTTTTGAAGGGTAGTCTGGCCTGGTGGTTTGCATAGTTAGCGGACTACATAACGTCAGTTCAATAGTCCAGAGTTCGAATCTTGTTAAGGGCAAAGGGGAGGGAGAGTGTGATGAGCGGAGCGTTTGTGTCAGAgtcaaaatacctacctaaatacagggtgtcccaaaaacaatggataaccctgtaaccattgataggcctcgccatggtctccctaacgtccaattttgaccccagtaaaaatatcaccgttttcaagattttaaaGATTTaggcatttttagaaaatttccaCCTGCGAtcactttttctcatgccatttctacaaatgaggatatttttcaatctagttttttttccttatcacaaaggatagttgggctatcagaagaaattattaaagttcaacaaattagtttaaaagtatgaaaattttaagaaattgcagagaagaaggaaaaattaattcattgtcttgcacttttgatcagccatcgtgtaaaaaaaatgtaggaagaccatcgtgcccattatcttaaaaacttccttggttaattgagattctaaaaagatATCACAAGCCTAATATGTATTCTGAATAATTTTTATCTATGGCTACTTGAAttgcaactagtatgaaaactgcaaaaatgagtttttctcgtaatagttaggTAAACTACATTAGTAGGTGCACTAAACGATGGAGTTGATTTCTGCCTGTCTCGACACTTGATGGATGCTGACAGTCGCCCACTTTCACTGTGCTCGACACCTACCCATTATGAGGGAtccatttcaatatcaattatCGCATACAAATTCCTTGTTTAATGGCACATAACTAATGATTTTGTTGACGAACGGTAGGTAGATATAAATTACTTTGTTGTCATGTAATCGATGCTCTTGTTTAGTCTCCAGAAAGAAAACCTGACCTGAAACCAGATAAAGTTCTAGAAGTAAAGAAGCAAGCTTCAGTTGAGAGCACTGGAAGACCCAAACTAACTCAACCGGCTAAAACTACGGACTCTTCTAATTCTGGTAAGGTTTTGTACATTATTTACTAGCTCTATGCATACCTAATATAGTCTAGAACAGCTCTTTAATGATACTTTCTTGTACCTATTGAATAGAAATGTAACGAGACCGCGACTGCATCAAATTAAATTCAAGCACACCAATGACGTTCAATTCTGAATACATTAAATGAAttcgaaaatgtatttttttagttattggcTACtctaaataatacaaagtacgatcgcttttataatatttgGCAGGCAAGGCCAGAGTATTATTTATAATAGTTAAGATTTACAACATTTACACATTTTAGAATTAACATTTCAAATGCAACTGCCGAGTTCGAGTTAATATTTTCAGTTTGTGATGaacaaacttaaaattaaaattgaaatctaTTGGAACTGCAGCAGTTTGCATTTTAAACGGCAATAAAACGCAGGTGAAAGTGAGAGCTTTCTAAGAGCTGTACAGCAGTTACTATTTCTATAAAAGTACTTACTGAGGTTAAGGCAATTTTAATTGCCTGTCGTCTATGGCTGAAAAATGGAGTCGCAATTTAATTGTGTAAAGCTAAAAAACGACGTGCTAAATCCGTTAATAAATTACGGTATCGTGAGCTTTAGACAAAAAAAAGTCGACCAATAGCAGTTCTAAACAATAAATATTATCCACGTATTATTATCCAATCGACTGGCCTAGCAACGAGCGgtaattcaataaattaatttcacttTCAGAATCGGACAGCGGAGATGTGGAAGAAGAAAAAGTGGAGCCCGCGCTTGGTAGCGGTCGCAAGCGCGGCGGCGCGGGTGTGGTCATCCCAGCAGAGGGCGCTTATGACCCCAAGCATTTCCAGGACCTGAAGGTGCCTCCGGACATGGAGAATATATTCCAGTACATCATGAAGTAAGTGTAATTTATATAGAAAATAGGCACGGACGATAGCTAATCAAGTTTTAACAGTAGGCGTTTTAATGAAGTTGAATAGGGGCgattttgcattaaaaatgtgtagcctgatgtgctgtcgactgtatcTATCTATACCCCTGTGGTAGGTATGTAAGGTAAATATCTGTAATATTTACTTATCAAATACCTATGTTTTCCTTATGTCGACTATATTCGTTCCCCTTATTCATACCAGGAACTAGGAACGTATAAATTTTCTAACACAACTTTACGGATGCATTTGAAAATACTCTATTTTTGGAACattccggctcgaaggaccatcgttttgtaaaataacaaacattcaAAGTTATGTCGACAAATGAAAGGAAGCGAAGACAGTTGTAATAACAATCCATCTGTTAATAGCTGACTATCACGAATTgtttccatttttataacatgtAACTTTCATTCATGTTATTGTGGCATGAAATATTGTACTTAGCTAACTACAACGAACTAAATCACTAACAACGATCACctgtttaataatattatggcgTTGGACCAACATTCTCAGCTTATTTATCAGTGCAGTCTATAATTAATTGCGTTTATTCTTGCGACCGTTAAAAATACGATCGACCGTTAATGCAAATTTACGTAACTGCATGTGAATCGAAGCTTCTTTCGCGCGGGTTGTAAAAACTAATAAGGTAATTGTGTGATGTTAAATTAATGAAGGATCTTTGGCACTGTTGTCGTTAATTCCTCTATGGTTGTCGTGGGATATtgttaattatattaaataataaaatgtgtgTATTAACTATTGTTTGTGTGAGATTTACAGCTTTTTGCCATGCGATGTGTGGCGTTAACTTGTAAAATGTTTTCTTGAGTTTGGTGTTATTATTaagtagagatgggttatactaggtaaatttgatactaggtgcacctattccaagtatttattaatacttgatccaaatacctattccacctagtacgtagtaatttaccatacttgacgcgtgcggactaatccacgtattatgactttaaaatacaattttctttgaaaagatacaaccgtagtattaataatgcaatttgaaattgaataataatgtttttgctggctgttgatttattgatatcctcccttcatacttcaacaggctattcctatctcacacctgcctgcgctcaaatttgtttgtcagacagagacggagtgaatctctacgttcgcacataagcttagcgagaaatacgcggtgcgcgtaatacacgactacggattatgcaataataacctctattactttgaaggtagggtcggaaatcgtgtaatttaaaaaatactaggtggacgactacggattatgcaataataacctctattactttgatggtagggtcggaaatcgtgtaatttaaaaaatactaggtggatcaagtattttaaaaattggaataggtgccacttagtactgtaaaatacctagtgtgtggatctgttctagtaaatacgtctcatctctattaTTAAGCCTTTAACAGTCAATGTAGATAAGTAAGTATTAATAGGATACCTTAGGTACTGATTGGGGGCCACTAGAGAACTTCCTAAGTTATCGAGAATCGTTATTTTAACTTTAGCTGAATAATATTTCTCGAAAGAAACCAAATTTCCACACTCGCATTAAATCCGCGCTGTTTATAAGATTATTTAGATCGTGTATTAGTGTAAATAGGTCGCGGGCTCACATTTATTGCTCTATTTACTCATCGCTGGCCATTGACAGTGGGTATCAGGATAGTGGGTGTCCTCGCCCACGGGTGGCATATTAAAGACAGATAAAGTAGCATCAATGCATACATACTAATAATATACAAATGAGGGAAAAATATTACATAAACGCTGTCGGCTCTTGCAATGTAGCGACAACTGAGTTCACAACCATGATGACAATCTTCaaaagcctaggcgcagaccacctacttttagttggccgataagtagttgggcccgattttaatttgtgtgaagaatcggccgataccaaatcggtgtaatgtgtgcTTTCATaccatgtccatactgattaaaacagcccgactcaactatcggctgacatcaagtcggtggtctgcgcctaggctaaatgaCAATCTTCTCATTTGGCGTCGACCATGAGTCATGACAATCAGACATGCTAAATTGCGTTGCGAATCAGTTCAGAATGTTTTCTGATGTACGGAATCCTCTATTCTAACAAGTTAACTAATTCGTACTTGCAATGTCATACTTAATCCAAAATGAACTTATTTGGAACTTTCCCGGTTTTGGGCTTATTTTAATTTCACCGCAGGTGCCAAAATTGTGGCTACGATCTTTACTTAAGTCAGTTTGAAG
This genomic window from Ostrinia nubilalis chromosome 18, ilOstNubi1.1, whole genome shotgun sequence contains:
- the LOC135080845 gene encoding intraflagellar transport protein 46 homolog; amino-acid sequence: MGDKRRHTIHTMPLWERDYSVESCSRGGRRCVHVVAMGTSDKHCQTFTVNTSSEKTIICVSEYARGMYDETVTVLNSREIESPENSDEEVVVRSAMSKFNPPVRHTARHDFDSDSDSDSEPEKFLSNLSGEDESPERKPDLKPDKVLEVKKQASVESTGRPKLTQPAKTTDSSNSESDSGDVEEEKVEPALGSGRKRGGAGVVIPAEGAYDPKHFQDLKVPPDMENIFQYIMKYTPQKIDIEFKLQPFVPEYVPAVGDIDAFIKVATPACNVRAQPLADHVLEHIDNLGLTVLDEPAAEQSDSALLHLQLRAISKTNSAKSTVLTKKIDNAEKNSKAIERWIKDVSELHLSKPAPTVTYTSKMPDIDSLMEEWPESMEETLNDVGFPPATLDCSLSQYADLVCGLFDIPVAGDTLDDRIRALHVLFSLYAAVSHSQLYVERQKEREEVDKVE